The genomic DNA GCACTTCTGGTTGTGCAACAGCAACTTCAGTAATGGTAGGACTTAACCCTGTAACAAGAATTGAAGCAACAGCAAAGGTTAAACGTACAACGAGCTTAGTAGATTTCTGATTTCTATACATCACTCACACCTTGAATCGTAGAGGGCACTTGTCGAACAACTTTAAACTATTCCTTCACTAAGGAAACATCAAGTTTTTATTAATGTCAAGTATTATGTAGCATTGAAATCTAAATAGACTTCAATGAATTTTACTAGTTCAATTCAATAAATAAAATCCCTTTAGCCACCATAATTACAAGTTAGATTACTTCCAACTTTGTCACCGTATCGCCACTCGCCGCTTGTAAATGTTTTATCAGCAAATATATATGTTCCTCGACCATGACATTTACCGTTCTCAAATTCTCCTACATACCGATCGCCATTCTTCCAAGTAAGTTCTCCCAATCCAGAGAATTTGTCATTGCGAAATTCCCCTACATAACGAGTACCACTTGCAAAAGTTAAGGTTCCACATCCATTTCGTTCCGAGTTAAGAAATTCACCATCGTAACGAGCAACATAAAGTCCGGTACTATTGTATAGATTAGTGCTCCCTCGTCCGCTAGCAGGTGGTCGATTAAGATCCTCATTAAGCGCAAGGCGGTTATCCTCGAAATCCGAGGGAGGCAAAGGCTCATTTCGGCATGGTAGTGTAGGTAGCTGTAAAGTTTCTGCTGTTTGAAATGATGACAGATTGAGAGTAACTATTAACCCAGCAGCCGAAGTTAGTGCCACTCCTGCTCCAATCAATGCCTTTACAGGTATAGAGTTCTTCTTGGGTGCAGGGAAATGTATTTCTTTAGAAGGTGTGAACTTTGGACCCAGAGGGACAAAGATATCATGCCCGCCTAACTTCTGACGCATCTCACACCAGTAACATCTCCCATAGTGCTTAGAATACTGGTGGTTAATTTCTGCTCCACAGTCCGCTAAGTCTTCATAAGCTTCCTTTAATACTCTAAACCATGCTTCTGCACCGGGTCTTGCATTAGGATTCGAGTGTCCCTGGGTAAAGCATTGATGAAAGTATTCTTGAACTTTAGGGTGCAAGATTTCTAGTGGAATTGTTCCTGATGTAACTTGTAGTTTTGAATTCGGTGCGTAAAGCCAGCTTCCCTGATGTATGAGGTCATCTATTGAAGGATCTGCTCCTTCACCAGTCCATCTTCCTGAGAATGGATGCTTACCCCCTAAAAGAAGATGATAGATAATAACTGCTAGTCCAAAATTATCATGTGCCTGTAGGCGAATAGAGTCTATGAAAGAGGCTCCTATAAGTTCAGGAGGAGTAAACTCCTTAGAACCAACGGGGCATCGATAAACTTCTAATAATTCACCCTCTGTAAGCTTTGGAATTTGAAATGAATCCGTGTCAATTACAGAGACAAGAGCTTCAGAATTTACTAAGAAGTTTTCGGGTTTTATGTCTCCGACTACATACTGTTTTGCATGTAGTGCTTTTACAATTAGAGCAGTATTCGCTGCTACACCGTATAAGTAACGCCAATTGACACCTCTTGCTTCCTTTTCTCTCTTTATAGGATTGTAAACATTAACAAGGGTTTTGCCATCCACGTAAGGCATTAGAAATCCAACACATCTTTCTTCTTCATCTACCAAAATCTCATCTGGCCATGCTATCGAGATATGTTTGCTAGATAATGTTGAAATATCAGGTTTATTAGCTACCATCGTATTTAGCTTTTCGATTTGCTCTGGCATCATGGAATGATAAATCTTTGCAACCAGATTAGAAATGTTTGTTTCCCATATTGATGCCTCACCACTTTTTTTTAATTGTTTCCTGAGTTCGATCTTACGGTCGGTTTTCAAGCTCCTTAAATTCATAATTACAAACACTCGCTTAATTCTTCTGGTGAATTTGATACACGATGCAAATGAATGACAGGATAAAAACGTGAAAGAGTGCAAAAGTGATACAGGAATTGACTTTCGCAGAGAATTGCAATTGTCTTCTTGAGCTATAAAGCTGAAAAATTTGAAATTCTATAATTCTGCTTAGAATTTTGATCTAGAGAAGTGAGTTTTAGAATATATTGCTTATTAGGGAAAAGTGAAATAATCACAGAGTTATTTATATTTTGCTGTGATTTATTAATAACAGTAGACGAGGAAAGAATTTCTTCACCTTCCTTCAATGTCACTTTAATTCCTGTGCCTTGTAAATCAATGGTCAGGTTCTGCTTCTGTCTTGTTGTTAAAAAGTATTCAACGCTACCTCCAGCTTCTATGGTTCCGGCACATATGACAGGTCTACCACCATCAATCTGTGAGTATTGTCCTGTGGATAAATTCTTTATGTTGCAAATATCTAAACCGCTAGTTATTGATCTTTGAGAAGTCGTAGAATTTTGGAAGGGTTGAAGCCATAAATCGTCTTGAGCCTGTTGCTTTCTGTTTGCTCTATAATCTAATAGTTTATGTGCAGTTATAAAGCCTACCAGCAGCAATAAACAAGTCAGTAGAAATAACTTAACTGGGGCGGCTGCAAGGGGCTTATTATTCCCTTTTTTCCTTTGAATCTTTACCTGCGATTCACGCGATGCTTTTTGAGAGTATCTTGGGAAGAAATCAGAATGCTCATGCTGAACCTGGGAAGTCTCTGCTACTTGCTGCTCAAGTTCAATATGAGCAGGTGTGAAGTTATGATTCAAAGCATTTTCATAACTGCATAATAACAGTGCTTTGTCGTCATCTGTTGCGTCATTGAGCCTATCTGAGTTCAAAAAATCATCAAGCTCCTGCTGTTTTTGTAAGTAGCTTTTTATTGAATAAAGATGAGTTTCAAGGGGTCGAAAAAACTTGCTAGAAGGTTGCCAGTCATCCTGTTTAAAGAGAGAAATATTCTCTATCCCGTCTGTTGCTGCACAAATGAACAAGGGAGAAATCGCCTCTGAACAAATTTTTACTCTATCTAAAGCATCTAATGATGTAACAAAAGAAGTTTCATTAATATATTCACCTTTATCAGGCAAAAAGAGTAGTTTATAATTATTGGAACTCCTCATACGTACAACTATTAAACCGTCACCAAGTTGCATAGCAACAAGCCATTGAGGAGACGCCGCAAAAACTAGTAAGGTACAGGCTAAGTCATGAAGAGGAAAGCCGCTACTTTTTGCCTGA from Leptolyngbya ohadii IS1 includes the following:
- a CDS encoding PP2C family serine/threonine-protein phosphatase; translation: MPWLAIKARAIGSKHVAGGIPCQDNVAYETLLKDEVVIGAVSDGAGSAPHSHVGSDIAVRVALEYLKSQQWNCREALTKDQAKKLFQNLLRIVLLKLDSQAKSSGFPLHDLACTLLVFAASPQWLVAMQLGDGLIVVRMRSSNNYKLLFLPDKGEYINETSFVTSLDALDRVKICSEAISPLFICAATDGIENISLFKQDDWQPSSKFFRPLETHLYSIKSYLQKQQELDDFLNSDRLNDATDDDKALLLCSYENALNHNFTPAHIELEQQVAETSQVQHEHSDFFPRYSQKASRESQVKIQRKKGNNKPLAAAPVKLFLLTCLLLLVGFITAHKLLDYRANRKQQAQDDLWLQPFQNSTTSQRSITSGLDICNIKNLSTGQYSQIDGGRPVICAGTIEAGGSVEYFLTTRQKQNLTIDLQGTGIKVTLKEGEEILSSSTVINKSQQNINNSVIISLFPNKQYILKLTSLDQNSKQNYRISNFSAL
- a CDS encoding protein kinase domain-containing protein translates to MKTDRKIELRKQLKKSGEASIWETNISNLVAKIYHSMMPEQIEKLNTMVANKPDISTLSSKHISIAWPDEILVDEEERCVGFLMPYVDGKTLVNVYNPIKREKEARGVNWRYLYGVAANTALIVKALHAKQYVVGDIKPENFLVNSEALVSVIDTDSFQIPKLTEGELLEVYRCPVGSKEFTPPELIGASFIDSIRLQAHDNFGLAVIIYHLLLGGKHPFSGRWTGEGADPSIDDLIHQGSWLYAPNSKLQVTSGTIPLEILHPKVQEYFHQCFTQGHSNPNARPGAEAWFRVLKEAYEDLADCGAEINHQYSKHYGRCYWCEMRQKLGGHDIFVPLGPKFTPSKEIHFPAPKKNSIPVKALIGAGVALTSAAGLIVTLNLSSFQTAETLQLPTLPCRNEPLPPSDFEDNRLALNEDLNRPPASGRGSTNLYNSTGLYVARYDGEFLNSERNGCGTLTFASGTRYVGEFRNDKFSGLGELTWKNGDRYVGEFENGKCHGRGTYIFADKTFTSGEWRYGDKVGSNLTCNYGG